Part of the Aquarana catesbeiana isolate 2022-GZ linkage group LG12, ASM4218655v1, whole genome shotgun sequence genome, TGCTTTGACCCCTTGGACCCCCCCGCACTGGGCATAGCAAGTTTGTTCATTGCATGCGTTTGCAGGGTGCATGCAGAGCGTTCCAATTCACTTGCATGGGTCCTGCGCGCTATACCTGGCgaaagggacgggggggggggggtcatcatttttgctgtgaagcaaagcattgcggCCGCTGCATGTGTACACCCCCTCTGCAGCTAAAGCGGGTAGCAGTTTAGGGGTGGCGAAACTGTGGCTCAATGACCTACCACTCCATAAACGCATGCAATGAACCATGATTGGAGGACAGTTGCaatgcagccccattcacttgctgAATGCGAAGTggcgtttgtttatttttttgttctggCTGGAAATGCAACCCTGACTGGCTGCATTTCtattctttggtggtggtggtggggggttaaaGCCACGGCTTAACCTCCTGAAAATACCACTTGTAGTCTTCATCAGAAtctcagggtgacaacacaggagcagacTTTAGACAGGGACTGAGTGTTGTCAtcttataacaggaagtgtctgagcAAGGACCTCTATGGCAGGATCGCCAGGTGTTGTCATAATGAAAATCACATGACCACATTGAAGAGCGACTCTAGTGGTCGGGGTGTACATGCACTTTAATTGTCACCTTTACAGATCAATACTTTCAGGGTCATAAAATGGTTTAAAAATGGCCGTACACCAGAAACATCACTCCATTGTCACAGTTACTACGCGTGCGTTCCTTTTCTATCGAATGAATATAAGAGTAACCAACTGACGGTTGCTGTTTTACAGgcttccttttgaaaatgctacctGCCTGGCTGTCTTTGGCCCTCATTGCTTTGCAACGTTGACCTGTTCAGATCTGGGAGGTCACAGTGAGCTCCGATCCTTCGCGGTCATTGATGGAGGAAAGTACTGAAGacactggatcagcatgacagccagtgaAATGGTATTTTCTGAAGCAAAGCTCAGCCACTCGTCCCTTCTGACTACAGGTTTCATCAAGGCAGACCTCTAAATGCTGGACTCTGATTGgttgctgagggggggggggctttttcttTCATCCTGATCAATTCATATAGAaatacactctattaccaaaagtattgggacgcctgcctttacacgcacatgaactttaatgtcatcccagtctttaggctggccatacacgggtcgTATTTCTaaaaaattttcttttgaaaatcagaaaatttgtgcggtTTGTGATCCGATGACGCCACCGTTGATTTCGGAATTCGACCGACCAAGCCTtcgatttcacctcatgttgctacagaaaagaattttcgtggccgggaatcttcttttcttttccgggaattttcttttcttgcacatgcgcatttatttttttattacatttctcgcacgattctcccatcattgattagaagatcgcttgtttttcaaaaaatttccaacatgtccgattactcgaTGGCTGCGCGGaaattggctgttgctgcagccccactaatggtgcgaaatacgaatggaaattcttagataagattttcggaAGAAAAATTTATTTCGAAATCCGACCCCATGTATggccagtcttggtccgtagggttcaatattgagttggcccaccctttgcagctataacagcttcaactcttctgggaaggccgtccacaaggtttaggagtgtgtctatgggaatgtttgaccattcttccagaagggcgtttgtgaggtcaggcactgatgatggacgagaagacctggctcacagtctctgctctaattcatcccaaaggtgttcttttgggttgaggtcaggactctgtggccagtcaagttcctccaccccaaactctctcatccatgtctttatggaccttgctttgtgcactggtgagcagtcatgttggaccaggaaggggccatccccaaactgttcccacaaagttaggaacatgaaattgtccaaaatgtcttggtatgctgacgccttaagagttcccttcactggaactaaggggccaagcccaactcctgaaaaacaaccccacaccataatcccccctccaccaaatggtttggaccggtgtacaaagcaaggtccataaagacatggatgagcgtgtttggggtggaggaacttgactggcctgctcagagtcctgacctcaacccgatagaacacctttgggatgaattagagcagagactacaagccaggccttctcgtccaacatcagtgcctgacctcacaagtgcgcttctggaagaatggtcaaacatccccatagacacactcctaaaccttgtggacagccttcccagaagagttgaagctgttatagctgcaaagggtgggccaactcaatattgaaccctacggactaagactgggatgtcattaaagttcatgtgcgtgtaaaggcaggcgtcccaatacttttgggatgGAGGATTTGGGTGCATTGTCCATGATATACTCTATTATCAGTCTTGATGATAATCGGGGTTTGTATTGTCTGTGATCCATAGAGAGGGATTTATCTGATCTCATCTAAGGGAGCGATTGTTGTCTGATGTAGAAGGTCCATTAATGGAGAGAAGTCATTAGGATaggagaagaaagaaaaggggggaagagatAGTTGGTATTAGGGGGGCACAGGCAGTGGTGTTATGGGGGACACAGATAGTGATATTAGGTGGTATTAGGGGGGACACAGGTAGAAACATTAGGGAGGCAAAGGTAGTGATAATATGAGGGGCATTGataacaacatacagggatatacaatgtaatactgacatataatcacacacataggttggacttgtgtcttttttcaacctcacctactaagtaacATAATGGGGCACAGgtagtgatatgggggggggggcacaggtagtgatattgggggggggcacaggtaGAGATTTTAGGGGGTAAAGATAATATTAGGAGGCACGGGTAGTGATATTGGGGGAACACAGGTGATAAGTTTAGGGGAGCACAAATAGTGATATTAAAGAGACACAGGTAATAGTACTGGGGGGGGTACAATTAATAATATTAGGGAAGCACAGGTAGTGAGTGCAAGGTGGACACAGGAGAGGCAAAAGTAGTGATATTGGAGGGGTTACAGGTAATAACAGGGGAGGGTGTAGACTGTTagtgataatgggggggggggggtattataggGAGGGGTATTGTAATGATATTAGGGGGGCACAGGTAGTGGTATTGGGGGGGCACGGGTAGTGATATTAGGGGGGCACAGGTAGTGATATTAGGGGGACACAGGTAGTGATATTAGGGGGGCACAGGTAGTGGTATTAGGGGGGCACAGGTCGTGATATTAGAGGGCACAGGTAGTGGTATTAGGGTGGTATAGGTAATGGTATTAGGGGGGCACAGGTAGTGATATTAGAGGGCACAGGTAGTGATATTAGGGTGGTATAGGTAATGGTATTAGGGGGGCACAGGTAGTGATATTAGAGGGCACAGGTAGTGATATTAGGGGGGTATAAGTGATGGAATTAGGGGGACACAGGTAGTGATATTAGGGGGGGCACAGGTAGTGATATTAGGGGGGCACAGGTAGTGATAGTAGAGGGCACAGGTGGTGATATTAGGGGGGTACAGGTAGTGATATTAGGGGGGTAGAGGTAGTGGTATTAGGGGGGCACAGGTAGTGATAGTAGAGGGGCACAGTCGGTGATATTAGGGGGGCACAGGTGGTGATATTAGGGTGGTATAGGTAATGGTATTAGGGGGGCACAGGTAGTGATATTAGAGGGCACAGGTAGTGATATTAGGGGGGTATAAGTGATGGAATTAGGGGGGCACAGGTAGTGATATTAGGGGGACACAGGTAGTGATATTAGGGGGGCACAGGTAGTGGTATTAGAGGGCACAGGTAGTGGTATTAGGGGAGAACAGGTAGTGATATTAGAGGGCACAGGTAGTGGTATTAGAGGGGCACAGGTAGTGGTATTAGAGGGCACAGGAAGTGGTATTAGGGGGGTACAGGTAGTGATATTAGGGGGGGTAGAGGTAGTGGTATTAGGGGGGCACAGGTGGTGATATTAGGGGGGCACAGGTAGTGATAGTAGAGGGCACAGGTGGTGATATTAGGGGGGTAGAGGTAGTGGTATTAGGGGGGCACAGGTAGTGATAGTAGAGGGGCACAGTCGGTGATATTAGGGGGGTACAGGTAGTGATATTAGGGGGGTACAGGTAGTGATATTAGGGGGGTACAGGTGGTGATATTAGGGGGGTACAGGTGGTGATATTAGGGGGGTACAGGTGGTGATATTAGGGGGGTACAGGTAGTGATATTGTCTGGGGGAGGGTGTGGACAGATACTGGGGGTAGGGGGAGGAGAAGTATTATGGGGAGGGGTACACAGGTAATGTTATTGGTGGGTGAACGTGTATTGATATGGGGGGGGATAGGTGTGGTGGTGATGTGATCACTCCAATACACATGTAGAAGAACAGAGACAAGAAGAGAGACaagaaggaggagggggcggggacTGGTGTAGGAGAGATATAAGGAGAAGATATCTCACACCCAGGAAGTGCCTTCCCAAaaatgagaagaagaagaagacggatTAGAAGAGTCATCAACATCTTTCTCATCACCGCCTCTGCCAGCAGGTAGAGCGCCTCCtctctccccatccatccatccatccatccatgactGCAGGTAACCCTCCAGTGTGCGCCGCCCGCACCAAACTTCTCCAACTCCATTCTTCACACTCGGATCACCCCCctgtcctcttctcctcttctcctcttctccctactcctcttctctcctctcctattAGACAGATTGCATTTATTATACGCCGACAAAAGTACTTTATTATTAGTGATCTCTACAGATTGATATGATCTCTTTATACATTGTATCTACATAGAATGATCTGATACATTGTATCTGTACATAACGATCGGGGTATACATTTGTATCTCTATAATCTCTCTAAATATAGTACATTGTATATAGTGATCGGTGTATATAGTGATCGGTGTATATAGTGATCGGTGTATATAGTGAtcggtgtatacattgtatatagtgatcggtgtatacattgtatatagtgatcggtgtatacattgtatatagtgatcggtgtatacattgtatatagtgatCGGTGTATATAGTGAtcggtgtatacattgtatatagtgatcggtgtatacattgtatatagtgatcggtgtatacattgtatatagtgatcggtgtatacattgtatatagtgatCGGTGTATATAGTGAtcggtgtatacattgtatatagtgatCGGTGTATATAGTGAtcggtgtatacattgtatatagtgatcggtgtatacattgtatatagtgatcggtgtatacattgtatatagtgatcggtgtatacattgtatatagtgatCGGTGTATATAGTGAtcggtgtatacattgtatatagtgatCGGTGTATATAGTGAtcggtgtatacattgtatatagtgatCGGTGTGTAGAGTTGTGTTGTATTGTCGGTGAGTTGAGTAAGTTGcagacacatgggggggggggggggggggtgttctggttTGTCTTGTGTCCTGTGGAAGAGGCAGATGAACAGGaagccatcacacacacacagatctgcaGCCAGGCGTCTATCACTCGGTAGGTTTCCTCTGTATAGTAAGCTTCCCTGGGACTGCCACCCATACCatgttttcttcttcttcttctttcgtcttcttcttcttctctatgATGATACATTGTTTCTGCATTGTTCAGCATTGGATCGAAcgtgctgcctggggggggggggttgtcagacaGGGGCATTGTGGGTAGTAGAAGAAGAATATTGGGACTGGAGTTCTGTGCACTGACCTTGAAGAAAGAAGTAGTTTTCTGAGCAGTTCAGAGACATTACAAGAAGTGGAGGGGAAGAAGGAAGTCAGTAGTTGTAGTTCTCTGCCTGTTTTGTGTTGTACATACTGCACTCCTGTTGTTGCAATCAGATGGTGTGTTTTGATAATAAATGTATCAATAGgaaacattattattataataataataagaagaagagaTGAGTGGGGCTGGAGGGGTGGCTGTTATAATGAAGAAGCCCAGGGCAGCTGGGAGCACTCATTGCAGCCTCTATTCTGGGCTGCAGCAGACACTTGCTGACTAATCAATCCAGCTTGGAGACTGCAGGCAGAGTTTGGAGAAgctgggtgacccccccccccccccccccccagccaggtcTGTGTCACCCAGTCCCCCCCAGGTTTGTATGCTGCTTGTgtcacccaatccccccccccttcagttttgGTGAACCCATTGTTTGGCAGGAGTGGGGTTAATCAGCTCGCCCACAGGGCTTTCCATTCCACTGCTCTTCTGCAATATGTCCGCCAGTCGCCACTGTTGAATCCTCCCTCCCCTTTATCTTCTACAAGATCACCTAGTCCACTCCAGCACTCGCCTCTCTTGCCATGTGCAGTAAGAACTtgcctaaagtttttttttttttttttttttttttttttttaaatgctaatttCCAATGGCTGTTGCTGCACAGGCATTGCTACTGTTTCCTTGTTCAACCCCCCACCTTCATTAACACAAAAaggagagaggtgggggggagaggaggcagcTCTTTAACTATGCTATCTTTCCAAAGTGGCTTATCTGGCAGCAGCTCAATTCAAATTGATTGAGTTATCCTACCAAGAATGAGAAGTTTTGTTGGTGGAgtccaaaaaacaaagggaaacaGGAAGAGTTTCATGTATTaagaagccattttttttttctatattctctGAGTTAGCAGTTGTTTGACACTTGTGTGTTACTGGGAGAGCTGGGATGCAATGGCCGGAATAGTTTGGGATATTGGGTAAAGGAAAGTCACATAGGTTGGCCAAAGGTCGGGTTACTGTAGGCCACTCAGTGGCATTTTAAATTCTACTGGGTGGTGCTTGATTGCTGTATGGTATGGCAATCAAAATGTGTTTTTTAGGCAAAAGGgcatctttttaaattttttataatatatatatatatatatatatatatatatatatttttttttttttttttttccttactataatactattttttttccttaaaaaagtgtgtgtgtgtatgtatgtatgtgtgtgtgtgtatatatatatatatatatatatatatatatatatatatatatatatatatatatatatatatatatatatatatatatatatataatttttttttttttttttttttttttgcaataattttATTATTCACATTTCACATGACTAGGTATTTCAcatatgcaaataataaaaaaaaatccaaattgcaTCTGTTAGAAGTGCAAGAAATAAGTTCAATGCATTTATTATACATACACGCATATGATTATTTTAtatgttctgtgttttttttttttacaatcatacATGTGTTTTATGTATAATATATGCATTGAACATAATTCTTTCTCAGCATACATGActtgtatttgttttattattatttgcaaaaAACAATCTAGAGAGTTGTGAGTCTTCTGTTCTCCAGATAAAATGTAAAAGTCCTCCTGAAGTTTGGAATAAGACAAACTGTTACAGTGTATCCATTTGatctttctattatatttttttctccatTCTCTGAACTGTAGAGTAGTTCACACCTAATGTTTGCAGCATTGTTAGGTGACGGCACGGCCTGAGCCCTTGTTAGCATACCACATGGAGTGTGAGGAACCTTCTAAAGATATGTAAATGTGGGTGGTTGGGGAGCTTTTGAGTGATTTTTAGCCACTCTAAACATGAGTTGCATCCCACAAAAAAAGTCCCTTGAATTCAGACAAAAGGAACTTTGCCCATGGGATATTTATAAAAGATTCCAGTGTACACATCTCTACCTTGACCAGTATTATGTAGATGTTGGTGATATAATAGGAAAGGTATTTATAGTATATGTATCCTAGCTCTCAGAAAGGCACAACAATTCTGAGTTATGTGAGATTTGTTGTACAACAATGCCATGACCTATACCTCTTACTAAtttcctcttcttctctcttctaggTCTGCTATGGATTATATATGACTTTGAGAGGAAATGGTATTGATCAAAGTTCTTCTGGTTGTCATTGTGTACCAAGCCAAGCCCTAGAGGCCgcctattatttttcttttttttttttttttggtgtgactTGTGACTCCTGAATGCTCCTGATTTGTTCTTTTGCACTGATCCAAAAAGGGAATATTTGCCCGCTCTGTTTTAAAACTGGCTGTAAAGATGCCAATTCAGTCCCATACTGGTTTTGAAGATGGTCCTGACGGCATAGGCAGCTCTGTTTGTTCCAAGATGGAAAGCTCTCGTTCTACCCGGGCCATGAAGCGCAGGAACCTCCTCTCCCAAAGAACCCTCCAAGAGAGCTTTTTGCTTCCAACGGAGGGAGATGGCAACTTCGACTGCATGTTTTGCAACGAGTCCTACAGACATCACAAAGATTTGGGGAAACACGTGTTGAACAAACATCATCCAACGCTGTGTGAGCCCACGGTTCTCCGCATCGAGGCAGAGTTCCTCAGTCCTCAGGACAAACTTAGAAGAAGCTCAGAGTCTTCGGTGGAGGAGGTTAAAGATGAGAACGAAGACTCGGATTGTAAAGTATGCGGTCAAACTTTCGTTGAGTCCTCCGACCTGGAGATCCACATGAAAAAGCACAAAGACTCCTTCACCTATTCTTGCAATATTTGCGGGAGGAGATTCAAAGAGCCGTGGTTTcttaaaaatcacaaaaagactCATTCTGGCCGAACAGGAGGGAAAACCAAACCCCAGCCACCAGTTATTGAGCCTCCGGTAACAATCAATGAGGTCGAACAAGAGCAGGCCCCCAAAAGCCTTACTTCGTCTTATAAACAATGCATGGTCTGTGGGTTTTACTTCCCTGACAAGGAGGCCTTGATGGACCACAGTAAAATACACATGAAAGGCTCAAAGCTGGCAGGGAAACCAACAAATTCTGCCTCTTCTAAGGAAAATGTGAATGGTAAcaatggagtaaaaaaaaacaccaaggagGGCTTTATGAGCTTCTTGAACCTAAAGCCTACTTCTGCACCAGCCAAAAAACCGGAAACCGATCGCAAATGGATCGGGGAACTTGACCCGTTCAACACCTACCAGGCCTGGCAACTGGCGACAAAAGGCAAAGTTGCCCTAGGCCACGGTCAAGTGAAGGAACCTTTCTTTGAAGTCCCGGTGGACACGGACTCATCGTCTGACAAAGACGAGATCGAAGAGTTTTGGAATACTGTAAAAACTATGCAGCCTGCTCATGCGGAAGAGCTGCAGAACTTTAAGAGTGAGGATGACAAGGGAGCTCCTGCAATGCAGAATTCGGATGACCTGAAAAACGATGTGGTGGAGAACCCTGCCGCTGAGGGCGAAAACAAAACTTCTGACAACCAGGACAAGACAACCGTCTGCATTAACTGTGGAAAATTGTTTAAAACCTACCACCAGCTCATCTTGCATTCCCGCGTTCACAGGAAGGACAGGAGTGACTCGGAGTCCACTGCCAGTTATGACGGGCTCATGGCTAGGGACTCTCCTAATCCTTCCGTTGACCTGGAAGATATTGAGGGGATCAAAATGGAAGATGTGTCCGAATGGGAAGAAGGTGGTGATTCCGCAACTACTGGTAAGCATTGGTGGCTTTGGGTTCTAAAACCTTTTTGGGGCTTTTGGGGTCCGATTTATGGAACATATCTAACAGAGGAACTGTTCTAGTCACCTGTAGCAACATGGCATTCTTATGCAAAGTAATAGAAACGTTAAGCTGACAAACATCagcctatgccttttttttttttttttttattgtgaaatccTTTTATCAGAATACAGAACTGGTATAGCACTTCCCTGATCTCTCCCTTACCTTTTTCCTTTAAATCATTTTGTAGGGTGTAGCGCACCCTAGTGGTGCACCGGTAACTTTATTTGCTcaatttagactttttttttttttttttttggcacctgtACTCcattttaaacttaaaaaaatccTGTCTAAGAGCAGATGTCACACCATACCTGTAAAGCCTGTTCTGTGCCcctctctgatttagtttcactttttgTTACTGGGTTGTAAACCAGATACAGTTATAAATAAAAAATCTCCTATGCAGGATCTTGTCTAGTTTAATTTTGTAGATTATCCTATTATGAGATTATGATTACGttagaaatcctttttttttttttttttttatttatttttccatctaaaatgcaatatttaatttacatttttattttttcctttttagataaAAATGAAGACGATCAAGCAGCTATCCAGAATAAAGGCCTTCCAATTTCCAGACAATGTGGCTACTGCAGAAAGTCTTTCCGTTCCAATTATTACCTCAATATACATCTCAGGACCCACACAGGTGAGAACGAGAATGCTGGTTGAGTTACCCAAAGTCATTATAAGCTTTTTCTtatgtctgggcaaaaaaaaaaaaaaaaaaaaaaaacatttcagtgcATCTCTACAAAACATGCATGCTTCCCCCTGTTCTGTCTCCTTAAGAAAAATACACATTTATACAGCCaggcattggtgtgcgcagcctattgcattagggtgtgcaccccaaagctcaaacacatatatattatattggggggggggggggtgcacatgtATTACAGAGATAGACTGAATGTATCCCATTCTACAAAGGGCTTCTGCTTTAATATAAAGTCGAGGGGTGGAAGAGCTCCACGCTGAGTGGGGTTGGGCTTTAGCGTTACAGCGACCAGAGGTCACCTCTAGCCAGAATGTATTCTGGTATACAGAGGGCTTTTACTTCTGCCAAATATGGAGTTGAGGGGTGGAAGAGTTTCATTCTGAGTAGGGTTGGGTTTGGCTTTATGGTGGCCAAAGGTCAAAATCTGAATGGTGCCAAGCTTCTTGGGTGCCAGATAGCAGTCTAATGATCTTTTCAAGACCGCTGCAAATATTGAGCAGTGGCTCAGTGGGCATCTAATGAAGGTTAATCGCTACCCTGGAATCTTTGGTATGCTGTTGTTGTTGTCTCTGCACTGACCTCATCCTCTGATTTGCTAAATATTAAAGTGATCTGTATAACAAAGGTATTTTGAATATCTCCAAGAACATAAGCATGCAACTTTGCCAAACTCCTCAGTGTATATGGATTTGTTTCTCAAAACCAGACTCTTAAGTTCTACTCTTCTGTTTTTAGGTGAAAAACCATACAAATGTGAATTTTGTGACTATGCTGCTGCCCAGAAGACCTCCTTAAGGTATCACCTGGAGAGACACCACAAGTTCAAACCCGGAGAGTCCAACGCTCGAGTGAAGAGCATCAGTAAGAGCTTACAGCTGCTTAAAAGGATGCCTGAACCGCCTCTTCCTGCTGTCCAACCCCAGGAAACGCATCCATCCCAGCTACCCACAAATGATCACAAAGAGGATCCGCTGATGGCCAAACCACCAAAACGCTTGTCTGCTCTGCGCAACAAACTTGTAAGTGCAAAACGGGGCCTAAAAAATGAATTGGCGGCTCTTGAGAAGAGTGAAGGGGCAAAGCCAGAGGAAACCAGGGTGGCTACTCCTTGCCAGCCTCCAAAAACCCCAACCCCGCCTGCAAATGGAGATGTAGAGATGTTCTTGACCTGTGCAGAAACCCTGGATGATGACCCTTGTTTAACAGAGGAGAAACCCCCAACAGACCAAAATAGAGACCAAAATGGAGTTCTTGGTCTGGACCCCGTTTTAGAGGCTGAGCCAGCTCCCCTGGACTTGTGTACAAGGCCTGCCAAGAACTCATTAGCAAAGTTATACAATCGTGCCTTACTGCCCATGCGTACCTGCCCTTATTGCACCTTTAAAACCTTATACCCAGAGGTGTTGTCCATACACCAAAGGCTCACCCACAAACAGAACTATGAACCTGCCCATAAAGTCAGGGGGAAAAACCCAGCTCTCTTGTTGAAAATGAGACGCACCGGTTGTCCTCCAGCCTTAAAGGGTGTGGACGTGCCCCCATTACAGATGGAGCGAACCAGGCTAAAGGGTCGCCTAACGTCACAGTCCAAGGTGACCGAAAAGCTG contains:
- the ZNF217 gene encoding zinc finger protein 217 codes for the protein MPIQSHTGFEDGPDGIGSSVCSKMESSRSTRAMKRRNLLSQRTLQESFLLPTEGDGNFDCMFCNESYRHHKDLGKHVLNKHHPTLCEPTVLRIEAEFLSPQDKLRRSSESSVEEVKDENEDSDCKVCGQTFVESSDLEIHMKKHKDSFTYSCNICGRRFKEPWFLKNHKKTHSGRTGGKTKPQPPVIEPPVTINEVEQEQAPKSLTSSYKQCMVCGFYFPDKEALMDHSKIHMKGSKLAGKPTNSASSKENVNGNNGVKKNTKEGFMSFLNLKPTSAPAKKPETDRKWIGELDPFNTYQAWQLATKGKVALGHGQVKEPFFEVPVDTDSSSDKDEIEEFWNTVKTMQPAHAEELQNFKSEDDKGAPAMQNSDDLKNDVVENPAAEGENKTSDNQDKTTVCINCGKLFKTYHQLILHSRVHRKDRSDSESTASYDGLMARDSPNPSVDLEDIEGIKMEDVSEWEEGGDSATTDKNEDDQAAIQNKGLPISRQCGYCRKSFRSNYYLNIHLRTHTGEKPYKCEFCDYAAAQKTSLRYHLERHHKFKPGESNARVKSISKSLQLLKRMPEPPLPAVQPQETHPSQLPTNDHKEDPLMAKPPKRLSALRNKLVSAKRGLKNELAALEKSEGAKPEETRVATPCQPPKTPTPPANGDVEMFLTCAETLDDDPCLTEEKPPTDQNRDQNGVLGLDPVLEAEPAPLDLCTRPAKNSLAKLYNRALLPMRTCPYCTFKTLYPEVLSIHQRLTHKQNYEPAHKVRGKNPALLLKMRRTGCPPALKGVDVPPLQMERTRLKGRLTSQSKVTEKLKRALAQANKVVNPPPSVEQENKPVASSSSNHHPVQQNGQQSRNVRYMQPDLQGITHLLERMPQPEQKNPQWNPSTSQRSNTMVTVERPYPMVPVWSAEHPFNRPGIAPPELGEPFAKRGKHPNIPASVSTAYLNAEVAKRLQPGQASVMSGENPPGKAINPLLPNKVSHPYELDARWNILKTHEQPTAAGPSYRNPNMPLGQGSTSTMEVKNAPLYQRISKQVFGPNEKTT